From the Danaus plexippus chromosome 9 unlocalized genomic scaffold, MEX_DaPlex mxdp_24, whole genome shotgun sequence genome, the window CAAATGGTGGAatgttaaaatagttattattaaacgtCCTTGCTATCGGTTctcgtattattttaaacgtagTGATTCACTGAACGGGGGCACGTGACAAATTGTAAGTAATATATGTCTAAGTTTCCACGGTAGCGTGTGACGTGAAAATGTTGATTTTCACCGCACGCGATTTCTATTTCAATCCAATTTTCCCGGCGCTTGGAGAAACCGATCGCTCTAGTTGAGCCGGCTCCGGCCCACATCTCTTGCTAGAAAGTATTGTAGAAAGTAATAACTTGGTCCGAGATCCGCCCAAGCGATGCACCGATCACCTGTAACTTTTTATGCGTAATTCCTTTTTTGCTCAACTGATTCTTCTTATCGTTTTACACGCACCATTTGTTTGTAAAACACcagttaatatattgttactatGTAGGTTTACTTTCGCCGCGCCCGAATTTTAACGAGGTGTGCCATAGCTTGTGCAATACCTAACTTTGGGTAACTTTCACTTACTAGTAGCAGTCACTTACGCGTTGTGCCTGCGAAATTATTGCGTCGCCTGTACCTGAGGTCAAAGTGAAAGTTAGTATTGTTCAATCGACATCGCTTTCTAAGTCATagttgcaaaaaatattaacataataaacaacTATTGACATCccgaaaatgtataaaaatcatCACGAGAAATAACATTATTCCTTAAGTTGTATAAAGGAATATGAAAAAGCGTTTTATGCGCCGGCGAAAGGCAACCATTAAGTTCTGtctagatttatattttttatgctaaattgattttatataataatagcatGGACTTATGTACCGTTTTTACTAGCAGCGGTAATTTTCCCACGCGTCCACATAATgacaaattaattcatttccgTGGGAGAAGAACAACTCAAAGAAATATTAgtcaatattttatgagtATGTTTTAAACCCAAATAAGCCGttagttttacttatttttcgaATATATGAGCTTACATTTTAGTTAAGCCTAGCTGGACATGGTtcgtttaatatgaatatgtacggaacaaatatttttgattgctATCGTAACTTatgttttaagatttcatataattttcacgTGGATACGGAAATGTTATGATTTTCAGGTtcgtgataaataatttaacaatttaatgtcATAGAAAAATCTCGtaactttaaaagtttaatagttttttataattttctttttcaatccCAGAACGTATCAATAATCCTTCTTATATTTTAGTGGAAATAATCAGCATAATTGTGTATTTATAtggtttaataaattgatggTTCCTTCCAGAGTTCAGACTTGGTTTGTTATTTCACTGTATGTGTTAAGCATAGCATacgaatacaataataaactatagataatgtttaaatcctcatatattacatatacaaatcgacttgtttttgtttgaaaactaatctttaaaaatatttttatataaaacttatcagatatttttattcaagtaCAAAATGGTGTaccatttttttcttctgaaatCCAGTTAAGCATGGGACAgcaatttaagttattagagAATAATGtaacatgtttattaaataatattgagtaaaaataatgtaaaattctaGGCCTCAACATAATGTAGACGCGGTTAACAAAGCAACTATCGTCTTGGTTAGCTCTATTTGTAGCTACACGCCAACATAGGTATTACTTCAGAGAACACCTTAAGAAGTCAGTTAAGTACAACCGCGTGAGAGGAAAAACTTGTTATTATTAGGTAGTAGGGAATCGCGAGCTTGCTTCGAACTCAGATGCTATCATAAATAATGTGGCGGTGAACGTTGTAGGGGGGAAGGGGGGGACTGGTGCGCTGCGGTGGAAGGGGGATACGTAAGAGTCAAGGCCGCACGCTGCCCCCGGTCGTCGCTCGCGCCCCACTTGTCGCTCATAGTGTCCTCTCGCTCCTAACAGCGAGTCGGCTCGATGATGGCCGAGTCGAGACGAACTAGACCTTCTATGCGCCCGCGCAGAACAGCTGGGACGTAACAACATAACACACTGACTCGGTCATCCGTGCATTCAACCTCTGATTGGCTTTCTTTTTCATGAACACCCATTTGATAgctgattatttattacaattacgATGTGACTTTGaataattgattgattgagctgctacttgatttttaatctGGTTCTTGTTTACTTAAtgcttaattaattttcttcccTAGCAGTCTCGGTGTTGAGATTTGGTAAACGTTTgtgattgaatttaaaaataaaactatcgaTCACTGGATacgtatacaaaataatattttacaacaagTTTTTCTTTGCAATTTGGCATTTTGTTATTCCTATTATGTGTATTACTAATGTGAATGTCGAACGCCATTACTATAGTCATATTAGAACATAACTTGACCGTTGAATAGAACCAACCAGTTTCCACCATCTCGGACACTTTCACCGCGTCCGATGAGACGTTGCGTCATTATAACCCACTAAATATTATCTAATGCCACATTTTGCACCTTTGAGGCCcctttatgtattataacaatacggatttaaatatatatatatacatatatatgtaatcgTAACAATTACAATTCAATCTCAGAGTTTTGTTCTAGTGTCTGCAAGgtaataagtataaataaatcgacTTATAGAATTGACATTAATAGATGCTATGATCTAAGCTCGCCTTTGACTGGCTCAAATCCCACGTGGAACTTGTATTTTTGGCATCGTTGTTTCATCGGGTTATACAACGCCAGTACATAAAGGCCACCGACCTTCATCAAATATgctaaataaatctttaaaatttattaaaattaacaaaataaattttgccatttatttacttttatgatTGCTTTTacgtgttaaaattatagcgATTCTGTTACAATTCCAGACTTGATTGCTGTTAAATAACGTTTAATGTTCAGtaacttactttattttattgagtttCGTCTGAGTGATTAACAGTCGTTGATTAAATTTCCATTGCGCATCACATACATAAATGTACATTGAATACCAAAATGATGTGCCAGAACTCATTAGTATGCGGACGGGGACACTAGCCACCTTTTGTTTGGACAGGAAACGACCAAAATGATGCCGAAAATTACTTGTACGTATTTATTCCGTCAACATCTCGAAGAAGAAACGTCACctcgaatataaaaatgaaaagtaaTGATCTTCACTCGTCCGCCAGCTCGATGAAATGAGCGCAAAACGTATGCAAATTTTATAGTCTCCAATTTTAGACGCTCTTGACATCCACTGCATATTACTAAATACACAGGCACAAACAAAActgggaaaaatattttaagaactatATGAGTATAAATAGACAGTTATAATTCAAGGTTTTATTCTCCTTTTCCAGGACGCGAGGAGTTATCACCGGCGTCTAGCGTGAACGGCTGCAGCACAGATGGAGAAGCAAGGCGGCAAAAGAAAGGTCCTGTGCCTCGCCAACAAGAGGAGCTTTGTCTCGTGTGTGGTGACAGAGCTTCCGGTTACCATTACAATGCACTTACCTGCGAAGGCTGTAAAGGTAAATTATTGTTGAGTAGTTATTTATACTAGATCAATAATTGCATGTAATgttgactttaaaataataatgctgACGAATGTTCATATTCCATCTGGATTGAAGTATTGTGTCTACTGCCATTTGTATGAATGAAACGTCACAACAGTGGTCTGCTGCATGTCTGAACTTTGATTATTAGTCTTTTATCACACAATGAAATCAATCTTCAAACCATTTGGTGAAAACACaacttttatgtatgtttaggaaaattcaaacaataattaagccggcgataaatttatttctaggtTTCTTTAGGCGGAGTGTTACCAAAAACGCTGTATACATTTGCAAGTTTGGTCACGCGTGCGAAATGGATATGTATATGAGGAGAAAATGTCAAGAGTGCAGATTAAAGAAATGTCTAGCGGTGGGCATGAGGCCGGAGTGTGTGGTGCCAGAGAACCAATGTGCGATCAAGAGGAAAGAGAAAAAGGCGCAAAGGGAGAAAGACAAACTGCCAGTCAGCACAACGACAGTGGACGACCACATGCCGCCCATAATGCAATGTGATCCGCCTCCACCTGAAGCCGCGAGGATTGTAAGTTTAAAACAATCGTTTAGAAACTTGGTCACGTTAGCGGAAATAGTTTGctgaaaattaattgaattatattcctTGAATTCCATTGCATGCAAACGATATCCCTAACCGACGGCGATGTATTAATGTTTGTCGTTTCCTACGTGAAGCTGGAATGTTTGCAGCACGAAGTGGTGCCGCGGTTCCTCTCAGAGAAGCTGTTGGAGCAAAACCGGCAGAAGAACATCCCCGCGCTCACCTCCAATCAACAGTTCTTGATTGCGAGGCTCGTCTGGTACCAGGACGGCTACGAGCAGCCGTCGGAAGAGGATCTCAAAAGGGTGACCCAGGTATTCCCATTCTATTACTAAACTCTTTCGAGAGTGTTTTTCTTAcgagtataatttaaataaaattcgtcCGAATTGTAAGTCGTTATCCAAAATTGCCTTGCAATTTTTGTGATAACATATCTATTATTTGTCGAATGGTTCTAGACTTGGCAGCAAACAGATCAAGATGACGAAGATTCCGATATGCCATTCCGTCAGATCACAGAAATGACGATCTTGACAGTACAACTCATCGTCGAGTTCGCCAAGGGGCTGCCGGGGTTCGCCAAGATATCACAGCCGGATCAAATCACACTATTAAaggtaaataatgaaataaaatcgaatctaaaaaaagaaacaaaatccCAAGTGTATGAAtaagtcattaaaatattaagaaataactcGAAATACTGGAATGACCAATAAAAATGGTcggtacaaaaaaatattaacaatggGAATACAAACAAGCGTTATGGCaatgctttttttataatacctcTACTTGAAATTCaacagtaattattttaagaaacagcttttaaaaacatagttCTTAATATGCTCTGTCTCCTTCCAGGCTTGTTCAAGCGAGGTGATGATGTTGCGGGTAGCACGACGATATGACGCCGCGACTGACAGTGTACTGTTCGCAAACAACCAGGCGTACACCCGCGACAACTATCGCAAAGCCGGCATGGCGTATGTCATAGAAGACCTGCTGCACTTCTGCCGCTGCATGTACGCCATGTCCATGGATAACGTACACTATGCGTTGCTTACTGCCATTGTTATATTCTCAGGTAAGTTTGGCACCAGTACCAGTACGTATTACTAGATGGAATAAATTGCACGAACGAAGTTCTGAAATTGATAGTGAATCTTATATTAGAAGCAGTTTGATTGTGCTATGTGTATATGAGTTATTATCTATTTCACGTCAGCGGACTGTACTGAGCACTTCCTGCTTAAATGAAGGCACAGTGCTACCATAGATAACTAACCTCAATAACAATCGCCTTTGGGACATTTTCAGACCGACCGGGTTTGGAGCAACCTCAGCTGGTGGAGGAGATCCAGCGCTACTACCTGAACACGCTGAGGGTGTACATCATGAACCAGCTGAGCGCCTCCTCGCGCTGTCCGGTCGTTTACGGCAAAATCCTGTCCATCCTGTCCGAGCTCAGGACCCTCGGCATGCAGAACTCGAACATGTGCATCTCGCTGAAGCTGAAGAACAGGAAGCTGCCGCCATTCCTCGAGGAGATCTGGGACGTGGCGGACGTGTCCACAGCGCAGCCGCCGCCCATCGTCGACAACCCCGTCGACCTCTAGCCCCCGCGCGCCGCGCCCCGCCACCGCCCCCGCCCTGCCACCCGCCCGCGACCACACGGACTCTAGCTCGCgactacacacacacacacaactaACGGGCACGGTGTGTAATGTGTAGCACGGATCACTCGCTCACATGTGTGTCATACTGAGATTACACACACGCTTACGattgtgcgtgtgtgtgtgtgacgAGCCTAGCGGTGATCGTGGAGCGGGCGAGGGACCTCCGGAGAGAAACGCTCATAGACTGGCTAGTTTAAGTGAAGTGGACGGAAGGACGTGATCAAACTATATATAAGGACTGTGTACTCGGTACCCGGTACCCGGTCGGTGGCCGATCAGTGGCCGGTTGATATCCGGTTGGAACCGGTTTTAACCGGTCGTACCCGGTACCCGGTACGGACACGCGCGCTGTCGGACTGTGCGAGTATAGTGAATATATGTGCTGTTGAACGTTCGGAGAATATATTTAGTGTTATAGTTTAGATACGACTGGATACTGAGTTGGTCGCTCGGATACGACTGTATGATAAGACTTTCGATAAGTACACCCTCCTAAATTACATACGTACGATATGAGAGTTATAAAGAGAAAAGTAATATATGAAGAGATGTTTCTATTGGGTGAAAAGTTGATAGTTATTATTTACCAAAATTAACGGTGCGTTGATAGACCTTTTCgattgatatatgtatattgtaaagtTAGTCGCAAGTCTGGGGCCTATATCTCGTCGGACgttgttaattatttacgactgtgtttgtttatatatagtttatatcaGACGTTTTATCGCGCCCTGTCGATTTTAGTTCAGATTCATGTTCCATTGTCCTGTGCCCTCAATTaacgaataattataatttattattgctgTGATTACATTTATACATGTTGAAATATCTTAGGTAGGCTGAGATAAGTGTGTCTTATTACATTTAGAAAACTCTACTGTCGCAGTGGCTTTCATGAAAGCATCACCGTTCTTGTCTACCTGTTCGAGTATTTTGATAGTTAACGACATAAGTATATATGGGGTGATTCATTTTCTACAGTGATCACAATGCACTGAGTCTATGTTACTTTAGGCTATTGATGTAGCTCGTGCCACGGGTTGTCACGGGTGGGATGGCTCTTACAGAATCACTATAAACAGGTTGAGTTACTAAAGGCGGATGTGTACCATGTGCAATTTACCATAAGTCGTCGTAggcaataaaatttagattcataatgaaaataattcgtgtcactttgttttaattaggGTTTAAGGAGGCAGATCTGGCTATCCCAGTACTTCGTCTGGATTTGTACAAAATGAACATGctgtataatatgaatattctaCTTATATACACGACATTGCGCGAATGCATGGCAGCTGTTGTATAGGTACGAGGTTAGAGGTATAGTCcccataattataatttaacgtatccttgtaaatattttttttttattttatttataaatctatttatttgttataatatctcCTACAACTGTGAACTGGTCAAAATTCAAACGGCAGCTGATCTATCGTATGTTTTTCTCTAGAACTGTTTGGCCGAGCTTACTATATGGGAACAATATTGGTATAGACTAAATGTAAAAGGTAGAAACGTTTGGGCAATGTCGTGTCTAACTAACCAAATCTGTCTCCATcgaaataatataagtgaGTCAGTTGAAGTAAAAGAATCGCTCCCGTCGTGGTGATACTGCCCGTCTACAATATATGACACATACAAAATGCCTTATTTCGCGTTACCTGTACCGTGTACCTACATTGTTGAGTGGATATCATAGTATATAGTGACTAAATTATCGATCTCAATTATCCGTAAGCGTTGTTGAAGCGTTGTTTAAGTGTTTATCGTTTGGgcatttctattaatatccCGAGAACTTCCCCACGTCGTAGTTGTACAGTGTCCGTCTAGAAGCCTATCGATGTTAGCCGTACGTCTTCGTCGCCCGTATGGCCGTGCCCTAAGCTCATCGCATCTCTCACAGCCGCTCACGTCgtcacatatttaataataattaaatctaagtATGTCTGCTGCGTGTTGGATGTGTCTTCTCTACATGCCACTGAGTGTGttgtaaatttacatataataactttgtatGTCTGATGTTATATGAAGCATTTCTTAATATACGTATGAATTGCGTACAGTACGAGACGGAAAGCTTGCACCGCGGACCGAACGCTAGTCCGCTTTTGTTACATCTTtactacttatatataattttttgtagctGTAGGCGTTTTCTAAAATAGTTTACGAAGCACAAACGTCACTGGAGTGTCTTACGTACAGAACGGGGCGTATTGACAACACACACTGCCATTATAACGTATATTCACTTAGCGTATGTTTGAGgtgatattgtttttatgacaCCTTGAAGAGTCCAGGGATATGAATCTTAGAGTGTTAGTCTACGTAACCGTCACGTATTTTTACGCTATGATACGATGCCTTATGACTGAGATGCGGCAGTAAACGCCAAGCTTTACAGCCCGTGTGCTTTGCATCTCGAGTTTGTGACAATTATAACTGCCATTCGATaagtaaattgttaaatatcatttgaaGCGTAAGTAATCATTTGATGGCTTCGTAGTTAACGGCCTCCGTCGGTGCACAGCCCGTCGAATTGATACATGTTAATCGATTTCAAAATTGTAATAGATTATTAAGTACGTAATAATCTCACACGAGAACTAATAAGTAATGAGTACcctaatataatttgtgtcTTTAGCTGATAATGGAATATTAGTAAGATGATAAGTTTATATCGCTGGATGATAATACGTGAAGGGACAATTGGGACGAGACTGCGCGTGCGCATCGGCGCTGAGAAGCTTCGACTGTTACAACTTACAACCGAAAAATCTTTTAACCGACCATTTATCGTTTTGTTATCTCTCGACACCCCCTGCACCCTCCACCACTATCCCCTCCCCACCACCCCGGCACCCCCGCACCCCGCAGTCACCGAGCGCGGAACGTCCATACCGTGTCCattctatataatacattgtacataaatacctttagattttattgtcatatgtttgacatatgtttaattttattcatctaaGAAAGTACAGATggctgttgttatttttatattatttgggtagaagtatattatttgtaaatgacCTCTGTATTTATCTTTTCTAAGCTTCGTAAGCCATAGGGACTTAGATTATTACTATACGAGCTGCGAACATTGTGATTAAACCGATTACATTGAATTTGTATTTACTAAGATAGATTTTGTTCTGGCGTCTATAATTATTCTTAGTTTTGATGGATTTttgtcttaataatttttttttttttttgttacttcagAGTGcaatatgtacaaatatttacatataaaatattaattgtacagtaatattatagttttaatttgtcaACGCAATATCGTTCGCTATTCATTCGTTGAATGTACACCGTGaagcataataaataatcacaaGCGGGCCGACGTCCGCTCTcactattttttgtttttctaatacttaagtgattaattttatacatagacGGAATAGgtgacatttgtatttaaatttgctAATTTTTTGTAGCAGATTAGATTTGTTTACTCGTATAAGATgaataatgtacattttgaattgattttaaagtgattttagTTGTTATTTAGTGACGAATTTTGTTAGGTGTGACTGGCAGCCTCGTGGCCAGTCGATTGATACCAGTGTGACTTGTGCAATGTCCGTTAAGAAACATAGAGGCGAGTCGAAGCCGAGTACACACAGACGAGTTACTGCTAACAGAAAAACTAAAGCATGAATGATATaacaagaaatttttatacttaacagaaccttaaatgttattaatgttaaacttTAAAGCCAAATACAGCAGTTTGACCTCCGTGCTGTACTCGGTACACGCCATCACAGCTACCCATCGCTTAAGTGCCACGGCGAAATACAGGAACGCTGTTCCgaatacattttatgattGGTTTATATTCGAGTTCCATACAGTTCCCCTTCTAATGTTTTGCCTTActctttatttatgatttaacaGTGGTGAAGCGAATTAGATATAGGGAAGAGACATGAcgatatgttaaaaaattttagagtcaacttttataaaacaaaaacaaaagtgaAAAGGTGTGTACAAAAACGAGGaaatttgtatgaaacatTGTTATGCGAATAAACTTACACCTCAATATAAtacatgtcttttattttatttaattcaaatatctcACGAAATTGAATAACGTATTAGTAAcgtattattatcttaaaattacgTACTGAAATCTATTTCACTACGTTATTGGTTAAGacaaattttctttgtttgatTAAACAAGATATGCatcttgttaatattatttcttagcTCCAGGGTTCGCACCCATGTTTGGAAGTGAAGTCGAAATTTGTCACTCTTCCCAAAAAACTGAATATGTCCTTAGGaagctataaaaataagaagaacCTCTAGGCTTCCATTTTGTTCTCGCTAGAAGTTTGTTTGAAGTCGTATAACagacaatagatggcgctgtgaGTGggttaacatttatttttgacaaaaacaTTTCTCTGTTAAGGTAGTTCTAAAGTCTGCTCGAAAGGTATTGCaggttaataatataagattttttttaatcaaatatttcagTTGATTTCTTTCAGTAACTTTTTATTAGACAATTCATCGGtaggaatttataaaaattgattttttataacgttACACATTGGTGAGTCAATTTAGGTCGATCAGATAATGTTACGTCATGCCAGTGATTTATTGAAATCTCTATTTGTTTCTAACAGTCAGGAAATAGAGATAGATTCAATGGATCTCATGTGATCAAGATTGTAAAcatctaataaataatgttaacagTTCAGCTACTAAAGTGCGAGGGTTTTTGAAATATCTACCAaaaaaccgtgatcacgagacgtgatgaaagtgtctgtccgtgatcacggtcacAAATGATGGATATCTGTTGACTATTTTTGGACTTTTTtctgaattaaaatgtataaaataattctgatCTAACGTGTCTTATTTTAATCGAGTTCATGTTTCAATAGTCTCATTTTCATAGAAGGATATATGTTGtagtatacatataatttcatatgtgATCAATCCACAAAATTTCGACGATGACTTAAATACTTTCCTCAaagaataaaatcttaaaaacacTGGACTTTTCCAAAACTTTGCCATGTGATTAACTGTATCTGGAAAGTCCAAAGAAATGTGAGCTTGGGTTTCTTGTTCTGATTTAGTGTGATTATAAAGAGATactaaaaatgttgataataGGTATTGGTTAATcataaagtaaaatgtttttattttattttatttcaagcgCGGCAAACGAGAGGAGGGCCTACATGATGGACAGAAGTCaacgtcgcccatggacatctgcaataTCTCTTATGTTACAGATGTCCATTGCCGACCTGGATTGTGGAAGAGGGAAAGTAAACGGTAGGAAAAGGGAATGGGCACCTGCTCTTGctctcatcggacgaaacgcaggcAACTACTTCACGCCGGTCTTCtctgagagggtggtacttcgcCGGTTGAGCCAACCTATGTTCGAGCTgtgttttaacataaaatcatttcatatatttgggtatttttcttaaatgcgCACTATAACTGCAAGCTCAGAGATTgtctcaaataaataatatcattacagAAACGgttaaaggaaatatttatcCTAATCACTTAATTTGTTTACATGCATAGCACATGTTCTTAGACTACATATAAaggtaatatatgtaattacgCAGGAATCTCCAGTCTTCTGTAGCTTTAGAATTTGTTGCGTCCTCAAACTAAGCGCTCGTCAAgcttttaattactaaatctatataatatacgttGTTATATCAATCGCCTTATCCAGATCAAATTGccttaattacaatattcttATGTCGACGGAAATCTTTAGACAAGTTCgagacttatttttatttttttgattttcaattatttgttaatctgTTTGCTAGTCGGGAAAGGCCTCATCTAATTCTTTACATTCTAATCTTTCCAGACCCACTCTTTTCCACACTACTCCTGTCACTTCTTAAGATAACTTATACTATCGCCCCTTTCTTTCAAAGCAATTGATTTCTCAACTTCTGCTTGAAGAATGTGAAGTATTTTTGAGATATTCGCTATTTCTTTCGtataatggttttatttttcacgtTATGCCACCTTAATTATCTTTAGTAACTTCTGTTAGATGTTTTCTTCTTTCCTGTGTATCTTTAGCAGTAAACAATAACTCATTTCTCATTTGTATTTGGATTTTTGTGCTATTTTCTATCATACTGAATCTCCTTCATGTTccttttttttgtgttaccTTGTAAATTTGTCTGGTAGAGCGATTGATATTTGTTCTGAATGGTGGGTTTCCTTACCGGAGTCATGTCTTGCTTTAAgtttttgaagtttttttgaTACTAGTTCAGTTCGAGTTAAAGTTCAATTTCTTGGTCACAGTAAAGTAAgagaagtattttttgttagaaGTGACGTAGAcgtattgatttttttgtatttccatCCAGACTGAGTCATGttcatgtgtattttttttattttttccttaaaatatataaggaaaaaataaaaaaatacataattttttatatcgcaaagttcataatatttttgccaTTCTTACTAAaggtttatatgaaaattccTTGTACAATTTTCTCTACCGAGCATCTTTCTTCAAATTAAACGTTAAACTCTGCAATTACTAAAACTTTATGTACGTTAAGAGTACGttgatttaagattttttagtttcattgGATTCctcgttatttttattgctttgtGGTCTCTTTTTATCACAATGACCATTCGGCTT encodes:
- the LOC116767336 gene encoding ecdysone receptor isoform X3 — protein: MRRRWSNNGGFPLRMLEESSSEVTSSSALGLPPAMVMSPESLASPEYGGLELWGYDDGITYNTAQSLLGNTCTLQQQQPPTQPLPSMPLPMPPTTPKSENESISSGREELSPASSVNGCSTDGEARRQKKGPVPRQQEELCLVCGDRASGYHYNALTCEGCKGFFRRSVTKNAVYICKFGHACEMDMYMRRKCQECRLKKCLAVGMRPECVVPENQCAIKRKEKKAQREKDKLPVSTTTVDDHMPPIMQCDPPPPEAARIHEVVPRFLSEKLLEQNRQKNIPALTSNQQFLIARLVWYQDGYEQPSEEDLKRVTQTWQQTDQDDEDSDMPFRQITEMTILTVQLIVEFAKGLPGFAKISQPDQITLLKACSSEVMMLRVARRYDAATDSVLFANNQAYTRDNYRKAGMAYVIEDLLHFCRCMYAMSMDNVHYALLTAIVIFSDRPGLEQPQLVEEIQRYYLNTLRVYIMNQLSASSRCPVVYGKILSILSELRTLGMQNSNMCISLKLKNRKLPPFLEEIWDVADVSTAQPPPIVDNPVDL
- the LOC116767336 gene encoding ecdysone receptor isoform X1, giving the protein MRRRWSNNGGFPLRMLEESSSEVTSSSALGLPPAMVMSPESLASPEYGGLELWGYDDGITYNTAQSLLGNTCTLQQQQPPTQPLPSMPLPMPPTTPKSENESISSGREELSPASSVNGCSTDGEARRQKKGPVPRQQEELCLVCGDRASGYHYNALTCEGCKGFFRRSVTKNAVYICKFGHACEMDMYMRRKCQECRLKKCLAVGMRPECVVPENQCAIKRKEKKAQREKDKLPVSTTTVDDHMPPIMQCDPPPPEAARILECLQHEVVPRFLSEKLLEQNRQKNIPALTSNQQFLIARLVWYQDGYEQPSEEDLKRVTQTWQQTDQDDEDSDMPFRQITEMTILTVQLIVEFAKGLPGFAKISQPDQITLLKACSSEVMMLRVARRYDAATDSVLFANNQAYTRDNYRKAGMAYVIEDLLHFCRCMYAMSMDNVHYALLTAIVIFSDRPGLEQPQLVEEIQRYYLNTLRVYIMNQLSASSRCPVVYGKILSILSELRTLGMQNSNMCISLKLKNRKLPPFLEEIWDVADVSTAQPPPIVDNPVDL
- the LOC116767336 gene encoding ecdysone receptor isoform X7 codes for the protein MDLKHEVAYRGIPSQSLVKAEPGVSHNGHNGHVRDWMAGGGSPSPAAGQPQPNGYSSPLSSGSYGPYSPNGKIGREELSPASSVNGCSTDGEARRQKKGPVPRQQEELCLVCGDRASGYHYNALTCEGCKGFFRRSVTKNAVYICKFGHACEMDMYMRRKCQECRLKKCLAVGMRPECVVPENQCAIKRKEKKAQREKDKLPVSTTTVDDHMPPIMQCDPPPPEAARIHEVVPRFLSEKLLEQNRQKNIPALTSNQQFLIARLVWYQDGYEQPSEEDLKRVTQQTDQDDEDSDMPFRQITEMTILTVQLIVEFAKGLPGFAKISQPDQITLLKACSSEVMMLRVARRYDAATDSVLFANNQAYTRDNYRKAGMAYVIEDLLHFCRCMYAMSMDNVHYALLTAIVIFSDRPGLEQPQLVEEIQRYYLNTLRVYIMNQLSASSRCPVVYGKILSILSELRTLGMQNSNMCISLKLKNRKLPPFLEEIWDVADVSTAQPPPIVDNPVDL
- the LOC116767336 gene encoding ecdysone receptor isoform X6 — encoded protein: MDLKHEVAYRGIPSQSLVKAEPGVSHNGHNGHVRDWMAGGGSPSPAAGQPQPNGYSSPLSSGSYGPYSPNGKIGREELSPASSVNGCSTDGEARRQKKGPVPRQQEELCLVCGDRASGYHYNALTCEGCKGFFRRSVTKNAVYICKFGHACEMDMYMRRKCQECRLKKCLAVGMRPECVVPENQCAIKRKEKKAQREKDKLPVSTTTVDDHMPPIMQCDPPPPEAARIHEVVPRFLSEKLLEQNRQKNIPALTSNQQFLIARLVWYQDGYEQPSEEDLKRVTQTWQQTDQDDEDSDMPFRQITEMTILTVQLIVEFAKGLPGFAKISQPDQITLLKACSSEVMMLRVARRYDAATDSVLFANNQAYTRDNYRKAGMAYVIEDLLHFCRCMYAMSMDNVHYALLTAIVIFSDRPGLEQPQLVEEIQRYYLNTLRVYIMNQLSASSRCPVVYGKILSILSELRTLGMQNSNMCISLKLKNRKLPPFLEEIWDVADVSTAQPPPIVDNPVDL
- the LOC116767336 gene encoding ecdysone receptor isoform X5 yields the protein MDLKHEVAYRGIPSQSLVKAEPGVSHNGHNGHVRDWMAGGGSPSPAAGQPQPNGYSSPLSSGSYGPYSPNGKIGREELSPASSVNGCSTDGEARRQKKGPVPRQQEELCLVCGDRASGYHYNALTCEGCKGFFRRSVTKNAVYICKFGHACEMDMYMRRKCQECRLKKCLAVGMRPECVVPENQCAIKRKEKKAQREKDKLPVSTTTVDDHMPPIMQCDPPPPEAARILECLQHEVVPRFLSEKLLEQNRQKNIPALTSNQQFLIARLVWYQDGYEQPSEEDLKRVTQTWQQTDQDDEDSDMPFRQITEMTILTVQLIVEFAKGLPGFAKISQPDQITLLKACSSEVMMLRVARRYDAATDSVLFANNQAYTRDNYRKAGMAYVIEDLLHFCRCMYAMSMDNVHYALLTAIVIFSDRPGLEQPQLVEEIQRYYLNTLRVYIMNQLSASSRCPVVYGKILSILSELRTLGMQNSNMCISLKLKNRKLPPFLEEIWDVADVSTAQPPPIVDNPVDL